In a single window of the Candidatus Zixiibacteriota bacterium genome:
- a CDS encoding nitronate monooxygenase, translated as MPRPLVIQDKVARIPIIQGGMGVGVSLSGLASAVANAGGIGVIAAAGIGMKEKDFYSDYLQANIRALRREIRRAKSLTTGIIGLNIMVAFTNYGDLVRTAIEEEIDIIFSGAGLPLNLPQYLVPDSPTRLVPIVSSARAAGLICKRWLGRFDCLPDAVVVEGPEAGGHLGFSEEQIFDPEYALAKLLPPILAEVSNYAERYGKVIPIIAAGGIFTGADIRRFLELGAAGVQMGTRFVATHECDADQAFKQKYVDSKREDIVIIKSPVGMPGRAIRNRYTDDVSAGTKKPFKCPYHCIITCDFKETPFCIANALICAQRGNFRSGFAFAGANAYRVSEIVSVKELVATLMTEYVEAANSSALTRSA; from the coding sequence CTGCCGCGACCGCTGGTGATTCAGGACAAGGTTGCCAGAATTCCTATCATCCAAGGCGGGATGGGGGTCGGTGTGTCGTTGTCGGGACTCGCCTCCGCGGTGGCGAACGCGGGCGGGATCGGCGTCATCGCCGCAGCCGGTATTGGGATGAAGGAGAAGGACTTCTACTCCGATTATCTTCAGGCGAATATCCGGGCATTGCGGCGCGAGATTCGCCGCGCAAAATCGCTGACCACCGGCATCATTGGCCTCAATATCATGGTCGCCTTCACAAATTACGGCGACTTGGTGCGGACTGCGATCGAGGAAGAAATCGATATTATTTTTTCTGGGGCCGGTTTGCCGCTCAACTTGCCGCAGTATCTGGTTCCGGATTCCCCGACGCGGCTGGTTCCGATTGTATCCTCGGCTCGTGCTGCCGGACTGATTTGCAAGCGCTGGTTGGGTCGTTTCGACTGTCTGCCCGATGCGGTCGTCGTCGAAGGTCCCGAGGCCGGTGGCCATCTGGGCTTTTCCGAGGAGCAAATCTTCGATCCCGAGTATGCGCTCGCTAAACTCTTACCGCCGATTCTGGCCGAAGTCAGCAATTACGCCGAACGTTATGGAAAGGTCATTCCTATCATAGCTGCGGGCGGGATCTTCACGGGCGCCGACATTCGCAGATTCCTGGAGCTGGGCGCCGCGGGGGTCCAAATGGGAACGCGTTTCGTGGCGACTCACGAGTGTGACGCCGATCAGGCCTTTAAACAGAAGTATGTCGACTCAAAGCGGGAAGACATCGTCATCATCAAAAGTCCGGTCGGAATGCCAGGACGCGCGATTCGCAATCGCTATACCGACGACGTGAGCGCCGGCACGAAGAAACCGTTCAAGTGTCCTTATCATTGCATCATTACCTGCGATTTCAAGGAGACCCCTTTCTGCATCGCAAATGCTCTGATCTGCGCGCAACGCGGCAACTTTCGAAGCGGGTTTGCCTTTGCCGGGGCCAACGCTTACCGGGTGAGCGAAATTGTTTCAGTGAAGGAGCTGGTCGCGACCTTGATGACCGAGTATGTCGAGGCGGCCAATAGTTCTGCCCTGACCCGCTCGGCCTAG